Proteins from a genomic interval of Medicago truncatula cultivar Jemalong A17 chromosome 3, MtrunA17r5.0-ANR, whole genome shotgun sequence:
- the LOC11436315 gene encoding 15-cis-zeta-carotene isomerase, chloroplastic, protein MAASVILSTSFSPTHHPSLFSSSSSISLSKPKSTSQRFSSPNSKPLSFSHRFNFSFVTHSSVKEKDTTFVGEDSAAFNLTEQKITSWIYFAAILGVVLFILNVVWIDNSTGFGKAFVDAVSGLSDSHEVVMLILILVFAVFHSGMASLRNTGEKIIGERAFRVIFAGISLPLAVTTIVYFINHRYDGIQLWQLQSTPGIHQLLWLSNFISFFFLYPSTFNLLEIAAVDKPKIHLYETGIIRITRHPQMVGQVIWCLAHTIWIGNSVAVAASIGLISHHLFGAWNGDRRLAQRHGEDFEIVKRRTSIVPFAAILDGRQRLPADFYKEFIRLPYLVITALTLGAYFAHPLMQTASFNLHW, encoded by the exons ATGGCTGCCTCTGTTATACTCTCTACTTCTTTCTCTCCAACCCATCATCCATCCTtgttctcttcctcttcttccatTTCATTATCCAAACCAAAATCCACTTCTCAACGCTTCTCATCTCCAAATTCAAAACCACTATCTTTCTCTCACAGGTTCAACTTCAGCTTCGTTACCCATTCTTCAGTAAAGGAAAAAGACACCACCTTCGTGGGAGAGGATTCCGCAGCTTTTAATTTGACTGAACAGAAAATAACTTCATGGATTTATTTCGCCGCAATTTTGGGAGTTGTTCTCTTCATTCTAAATGTGGTATGGATTGATAACTCAACTGGCTTTGGTAAAGCTTTCGTCGATGCTGTTTCAGGGCTCTCCGATTCTCACGAG GTGGTAATGTTGATCCTAATTCTCGTATTTGCCGTTTTCCACAGTGGCATGGCTAGCCTACGGAATACCGGTGAGAAAATCATTGGTGAAAGAGCTTTTCGGGTTATTTTTGCAGGGATATCACTACCTTTAGCTGTCACCACTATT gtgtattttattaatcacaGATATGATGGAATTCAACTCTGGCAGCTCCAGAGTACTCCGGGGATTCATCAACTTCTGTGGCTTTCCAAtttcatctctttctttttcctaTATCCTTCAACCTTTAATCTTTTAGAAATTGCAGCAGTTGACAAGCCTAAAATACATCTATATGAAACTGGCATCATAAGAATAACCAGGCATCCACAG ATGGTTGGTCAGGTAATCTGGTGTCTTGCTCATACAATTTGGATTGGAAATTCTGTGGCTGTTGCAGCTTCAATTGGCTTAATTTCACATCATCTATTTGGTGCTTGGAATGGAGATAGGCGATTAGCTCAAAGACATGGAGAAGATTTTGAGATCGTTAAGCGTCGAACAAGTATTGTCCCTTTTGCAGCAATCCTTGATGGCCGTCAAAGATTACCTGCGGATTTCTACAAGGAGTTTATTAGATTACCATACTTAGTAATTACTGCATTAACACTAGGAGCTTACTTTGCACACCCTCTTATGCAGACTGCTAGTTTCAACCTCCATTGGTAG
- the LOC11436316 gene encoding amino acid transporter AVT1H, whose amino-acid sequence MLKSLTKILSLQSNYGIKQRREHDENIVALPVQLANCNVCVEENRHCNCDHTIAEDRNNTTTAEGVNVDVEHDSNADSSFAHAVINMVGMLIGLGQLSTPYAVEKGGWASTLLLVGLGVICAYTSHILGKCLEKNPKLTSYVDIGNQAFGSKGRFLVATFIYMEIFMSLVSYTISLHDNLIIVFLGTHLKLKLAILSTSQLLTLVAVLIALPSLWIRDLSSISFLSSLGILMSLLIFVCVSVTAIFGGFQANNNHSIPVFKLHNIPSISGLYVFGYGGHVVFPDLYKSMKDPSKFTKVSIVSFTIVTALYTSMGFMGAKMFGNDVKSQITLNMPPNQIITKIALWATVLTPMTKYALEFSPFSIQLEQTLPNSMSGRTKLVIRGCVASFLLLTILTLALSVPYFEYVLSLTGSLVSVAICLIFPCVFYMKIFWGKITRPLLVLNITLVIFGVLLGVIGTISSTELILRKIMSHHST is encoded by the exons ATGCTGAAATCTTTGACGAAAATCTTATCCCTTCAATCAAACTACGGCATAAAGCAAAGGCGTGAACATGATGAAAATATAGTCGCTTTGCCTGTGCAGTTGGCAAATTGCAATGTTTGCGTAGAGGAAAACAGACACTGCAATTGTGATCACACCATTGCTGAGGATAGAAATAACACTACTACTGCAGAAGGCGTCAATGTCGACGTGGAACATGATTCTAATGCTGATAGTTCTTTTGCTCATGCTGTTATCAACATGGTGGGAATGCTCATAG gTTTGGGGCAACTATCAACTCCATATGCTGTTGAAAAAGGAGGGTGGGCATCTACCTTATTGCTAGTAGGACTTGGGGTAATCTGTGCTTATACCTCTCATATACTTGGAAAATGTCTTGAAAAGAATCCAAAGTTAACAAGTTATGTGGATATTGGGAATCAAGCATTTGGATCAAAGGGAAGATTCTTAGTTGCAACATTCATCTACATGGAAATCTTCATGTCACTTGTTTCCTACACCATCTCATTACATGACAACTTGATCATAGTATTTTTGGGGACACATCTGAAGCTGAAATTGGCCATATTATCAACATCACAGCTCTTAACTTTGGTGGCAGTCTTGATTGCTCTGCCTAGTTTGTGGATCAGAGATTTGTCTTCTATATCTTTTCTTTCATCTCTTGGTATTCTTATGTCTCTTCtcatttttgtgtgtgtatCAGTCACTGCAATTTTTGGAGGTTTTCAAGCTAATAATAATCATAGTATACCTGTCTTCAAGTTACATAATATTCCATCAATATCTGGCCTTTATGTCTTTGGTTATGGAGGACATGTTGTTTTCCCTGATTTGTATAAATCCATGAAAGACCCCTCCAAGTTCACCAAA GTTTCAATTGTGAGCTTCACAATAGTTACAGCACTTTACACCTCAATGGGATTTATGGGTGCAAAAATGTTTGGAAATGATGTGAAATCTCAGATAACTCTCAACATGCCACcaaatcaaattataacaaagaTTGCTCTTTGGGCAACTGTGTTGACACCTATGACCAAATATGCACTTGAATTTTCACCTTTTTCAATTCAGCTGGAACAAACACTTCCAAATTCAATGAGTGGGAGGACAAAATTGGTAATCAGAGGATGTGTTGCTTCATTTTTGCTATTGACCATACTAACCCTTGCTCTGTCGGTGCCATATTTTGAGTATGTACTTAGCCTCACTGGTTCACTAGTTAGTGTAGccatttgtttgatttttccaTGTGTTTTCTATATGAAGATTTTTTGGGGTAAAATAACAAGGCCTCTCTTAGTCCTAAACATTACTCTAGTCATATTTGGGGTTCTTCTTGGGGTGATTGGCACCATTTCCTCTACAGAGTTAATATTGAGAAAAATTATGTCACATCATTCAACTTGA